The sequence GTTGCGCACCCGCCCGCCCGCGTTCGAGACCATCAAGGGCGGGGAGATGGCGTTCGTGCCGGTGCGCAGCATCCGGCTCCTCGACGAGCGGCTCGACCTCGCCCAGGTGATCCAGAGCTTCGGCGACAAGGGCGGGGTCGCGGTGGCGGTGGTCGGCGAGGCCTCGATGGAGTCGGTGGCCGTCGCCGAGCGGATGATGATGCCGCTCCTCCACCTGCCCGACGGCGCCCACCTCAACGACATCCAGCAGACCGTGGTGCGCTTCATCCTCGACCAGCGCACCCTGCTCCACGAGCGCCAGCAGGAGCTGCACACCCAGCTGATGGAGCTGGCCCTCGCCGGCGCCGGCACCCCGGCGATCGTCGACCGGCTCGCCGAGATCACCGGTCAGGCGGCGGTGTGGCAGGACAACGACGGCACCGTCCGCCACGTCTCCGCCTCGGCCGACGGCGACGGCCTGCGCGCCGGCCTGGAGAAGGAGGGGCCGCGGGTCCGCCGCTGGGCGGAGGGCATCGCCGTGGTCGCCGCCGACCCACCGGTGCACGAGTTCGCGCTCCACAAGAGCGGCATGGCCCGGCTGGTCGCACCCGTGCCGGTCCGTGACGGCATCGGCGGGTTCATCTCGCTGATCGCCCCCGACACCCAGCTCGACCAGCTCAGCCGGCTCGCCGTCGCCCGCGCCGCCTCCGCGTGCGCCATCGAGCTCGACCGCGAGCGCGCCGTCCTCCAGGCCCGCGACGAGCTCGAGGGCGAGTTCCTCGAGTCCCTGCTCGCCGGCACCTACTCGTCGGAGTCGGCGGTGCGCCACCGCGCCGAGCGGCTCGGCTTCGACGTCAGCGGCGACACCGTCGTGATGGTGGCCCGCCCAGACGGCGGCGTCGAGCAGGTGCCGCGGGTGCGCGGCGACCAGCTCGTCGCCGGCGCCCAGGGATGGATCCGCCGCCGCGCCCCAGCGGCGCTCGCCACCCTGCGCCAGCGCGCCGTGGCCGCGGTGGTGCCGCTGATCGACGGCCAGCCGGCGGTCGACCTGCGCCGGCTCGCCGCCGACCTGCGCCTCGAGTGCGCCGGGGCGGTGGGGGGCGAGGTCTCGGTCGGCCTGGGCCGTGCCAAGCCGGGGATCAACGGCGTGCGCGCCTCGTACCGCGAGGCCGAGCAGGCGCTGACCATGGGCACCCGCCTCTTCGGCGGCGCCCGGGTGGTGGCCTTCGCCGACCTGGGCCTGTACCGGCTGCTCTACGCGATGAACGGCCAGACCGAGCTCCGCGAGTTCTTCGACGACCAGGTCCAGGCGCTGGTCGAGTACGACCAGCGCACCGGAGCCGGGCTGATGGCCACCCTCGACGCCTTCTTCCGCTGCCACGGCTCGCCCACCGAGATCGCCCAGCTGCTCCACCTCCACCGCAACACCGTCCTCTACCGCCTCCGGCGCATCGAGGACATCGCCCAGCTGAGCCTCGACGACCCCGAGACCAGGCTGAACCTGCACCTCTGCCTGAAGGTGCGCGACGTCCTCCAGGCAGCCTCCTGACCCTCGGTCGGGGGCCGGCGCTGCAACGCGCCGCACACATTTCATGGGTGCGCGGCTGTGAGCCGCGCCGATGCTGTGGACGGGTGAAGGGGCCTACCTTCGAAGATGCCGCCCCGGGCACGGCCCGCGCGCCGCACCCGGGCCCGGCGACCCGCCCCCTCAACTGGATTCCCCCTCCCCCACACAGCCGGGCCGGCTCACACGAGTCGGCCCGGTCCTGGGCGGGGGCGGCCGCGCGCGGCGCGGGGTGCGAGCACCCCTGGCTGACCAGACTGTCAGGCTCCTGGGTATCCCGCCCAAATCCGCGGGCACCGAGCGCCATCTTGCTGTGCTCTCCGCCCAAAGGGCACGGTGCACATTCTGTTCGGTGCGCCTGATCGCCTACGTCCGGATCTCCGATAGCCTTTCTGCACAAAGGGCGTCGCAGCCGTCCGGCATCTGCGCCCTACGCGATCAGAGTGTGGGAGTGGGAGAAAACACTGTGCACCGTCGTACCCGTTTGCTTGCAGCCGCCGCCGCGGGAGCCGTCGCCCTGACGCTGATCCCCAGGGCGGTCCTCGCGGCCGACGACACCACCGCGACCCAGGCGGCGGGAGTCGCAGCGGACACGGTCTGGGTGATCGTGGCCGCATGCTTCGTTCTCTTCATGCAGGCCGGCTTCGCCATGCTCGAGGTCGGCTTCAGCCGGATGAAGAACGTGGGCACGGTGGTCGCAAAGATCATCGTCAACCTGAGCATCTCGTCGATCGTCTACTGGGCGGTGGGCTTCGCCATCGCATTCGGCGGGGCGAGCGGCATCCTGGGTTCGATCATCGGCCACACCGGGTTCGTGCCCGAGTTCCGTCCCGGGTCACACATCGACACCCCGTCGCTCGACGCCTCGACGGTGCCGGCGGCGGCGAAGTTCTTCTTCGAGTTCGTCTTCTGCGCGGTGTCGCTGGCGATCGTCTGGGGCACGATGCTGGAGCGGACCAAGTTCATCGTCTACATCCTGTTCGCGGTGCCCTTCGCCGGCTTCATCTACCCGATGATCAGCCACTGGCTGTTCGGCGGCGGCTGGCTGATGACCCACTTCGGGGCCCAGGACTTCGCGGGCTCGACCGTCGTCCACCTCACCGGTGCCACCGCGGGCTTCGCCGGCCTGCTCCTGCTCGGGCCCCGGATCGGCAAGTACAGCCGTGACGGCAGACCCAACGCCATCCCCGGCCACAGCATGCCGCTGGCGCAGCTCGGGGTCATCATCCTGTGGTTCGGCTGGTTCGGCTTCAACCCCGGATCGACGCTGAACGCCACCAACCTGCACTTCGCCGACATCGTGGTGGTGACCAACATCGCCGCCGCGGCCGGTGCCATCGGCGCCATGCTGGCCATCTACCAGATGCAGAAGTCGCTCGACACCGGCATGATCGGCAACGGCGCCATCGCCGCCCTGGTCGCCATCACCGCCCCGTCGGGCTACGTGCAGCCGGGCTGGGCGATCGTCATCGGCTTCGTCGCGGGCCTGATCGTGGTGTACGGCGTCATCGCCATCGACAAGGTGCTCGACGACCCCGTCGGCGCGCTCAGCGCCCACGGCCTGGCGGGCATCTGGGGCACGCTGAGCTGCGGCCTCTTCACCGACCCCGACTTCGCCAAGCTCGGCGTGGGCTCGGGCGGCCTGGTCTACACCGGCAAGTTCAACCAGCTCGGCGCCCAGGCGCTGGCGGTGAGCATCAGCTTCACCACCGTGTTCACGCTCTCGTTCCTCCTCTTCTGGATCATCAAGAAGACGGTCGGTCTGCGCGTCGACGAGCGCCACGAGCTCGACGGCCTCGACATCAGCGAGCACGGCATGTGGGGCTATCCGGAGGCGTTCATGCCGGTGCCGGGCGGGGCGTATATTCACCCCGACGCCATCGCCGGGCCGGCGCACGTCACGGCGCCGCCCAGGACGCCGCCGAAGCCTCCCGCCGGGCCCGACTCCACTCCGAAGAAGAAGATCGAGGCCCGGTCATGAAGAAGGTTGAGGCGATCATCCGGCCGGACCGGCTGCAGCCGGTCCAGGATGCGCTCGACGCGCTCGGCGCCTCGGGGATCACGATCATCGAGGTGCTGGGCTGCGGTCATCAGCGTGGCTACACCGAGCACTACCGCGGCACCAGGGCCAACATCTCGCTCCAGCGCAAGGTGATGGTCATGGTGGTCATCCCCGACGACCGGGTGGAGGGGGTGGTCGAGGCCATCGCCGGCGCCGCCCGGACCGGCGAGGTCGGTGACGGCAAGATCTTCGTCCTCCCGGTGGAGGAGGCGGTCCGGATCCGCACCGGCGAGCAGGGCGACGACATCGTCCAGCACCGCGTCCCCGAGCACTGGGGACACTGACCGACGACCACGACGGGGGTGGGGTCGGGCTCCAGGGCCCGACCTCGCCCCGGTTCGCGTCGGCGCGGCAGACCGCTCGGCTAGACTGGGCTCCCCTCCCCGCCTCTCAGCGTCCACCCGCAGGCTCGGTTTCGCGGGAGGGCCGAGCCCGCCTCTCCTGAGTCCTCCGAACCCATGACCTACGTCATCACCGAGCCCTGCATCGACCTCAAGGACAAGTCCTGCATCGAGGTGTGTCCGGTCGACTGCATCATCAGCGCCGACGAGGACCGGATGCTCTACATCGATCCCGATGAGTGCATCGACTGCGGCGCCTGTGTCGACCCCTGTCCCGTCGACGCGATCTACGCCGAGGAGGACGTGCCCGCGCAGTGGAGCGCGTTCACGGAGATCAATCGGGCGTACTTCAAGGACAAGGACGCAGTCCGCAGGCAGGTGGACGCCCTCAAGCCCCCCGCCTGACCCGGCGGCGCTTGGGCAGGGCGTCCATGCCCGGGGCAGTGTGATGCCCGGACCTTGTGCGCAGGGCACAAGCCGGGCGCGGTACCCTTCGGACGCCCCGTCCATAGGCCGATTTCTGCTCTGGCGATACAGTGCGATCGGGACGGGCGCAGCCGAGTGCGGGCGAACGCGCCTTCATCACCACCAGCGGCGCCCCCGTGGAGGAGGAGGAGAACCATGGCGATCGACGAGTCCGTGGCCGCGAGCAAGGTGTCGCCGAAGCAGGTCATCAGCGACGCCAAGAAGGCGGGGGTCAAGATGATCGACTTTCGCTTCGTCGACCTGCCCGGCACCTGGCAGCACTTCAGCATCCCCGTCGGCGAGCTCACCGAGGACCTCTTCGCCGAGGGGATCGGCTTCGACGGCTCGAGCATCCGCGGCTTCCAGAAGATCCACGAGAGCGACATGCTGCTCTTCCCGGATCCCTCCACCGCGACGGTCGACCCCTGCCTCGAAGTCCCGACGATGTGGATCATCTGCGACATCAAGGACCCGATCCGGCGGGAGCCCTACAGCCGCGATCCCCGCTACATCGCCCGGAAGGCGGAGGCCTACCTGCGCGAGACCGGCATCGCCGACACCTCGTACTGGGGCCCCGAGGCGGAGTTCTACATCTTCAACTCCATCCGCTTCGACCAGAACGCCCACGAGGGGTACTACTTCATCGACTCCGAGGAGGGCATCTGGAACAGCGGGAGGAACGGCTCGCAGCCCAACCTCGGCTACCTGCCCCGGCACAAGGAGGGCTACTTCCCGGTGCCGCCGGTGGACAAGCTGCAGGACCTCCGCAGCCGGATCACCCTGGCGCTGCTCGACTCCGGCGTCCCCATCGAGGTGCACCACCACGAGGTCGGCACCGCGGGCCAGACCGAGATCGACATGCGCTTCGACACCCTGACGACGATGGCCGACAAGGTGCTCACCTACAAGTACATCGTCAAGAACGTCTGCTACAAGAACGGCTACACCGCGACGTTCATGCCCAAGCCGCTGTTCGGCGACAACGGCAGTGGCATGCACACCCACCAGTCGCTGTGGAAGGACGGGGTGCCGCTGTTCTACGACAAGGACGGCTACGCGCTGCTCAGTGACATGGCCCGCTGGTACATCGGCGGCCTGCTCAAGCACGCGCCGGCGATCCTCGCCTTCTCCAACCCCACCACCAACAGCTACCGCAGGCTGGTGCCGGGCTACGAGGCGCCGATCAACCTGGTGTACTCGGCGCGCAACCGCAGCGCCTGCGTGCGCATCCCCACCTACAGCGCCAGCCCCAAGGCGCGCCGGCTGGAGTTCCGCACCCCCGACCCGACCTGCAACCCGTACCTCGCCTTCCCGGCCATGCTCATGGCCGGCCTCGACGGTGTGATGAACAGGATCGAGCCGCCCAAGCCCATCGACGAGGACCTCTACGAGCTCGATCCCGAGATGGCCGCGATGGTGAAGAGCACCCCGGGCTCGCTCTCCGAGGTTCTCGACGCCCTCGAGCAGGACAACGAGTTCCTGCAGAAGGGCGGGGTCTTCACCGAGGACCTCATCTACACCTACATCGCCTACAAGCGTGAGCGCGAGGTCGACCCGGTCGCCCTGCGCCCGCACCCCTACGAGTTCGCCCTGTACTACGACGCGTAGCCGGGAGCGATCGATTCGGGACAGGTGAGGAGGGGCTGCCCGGGAGACGGGCGGCCCCTTCGCCGTTCTCAGCCCGCCAGCGCGCTCTCGGCGTCGCGGCGGAGCAGGGCGCGGGCGGCCTCGACCACGCCGTCGGCGTCGAGGCCGAGGCCGCTGAGCAGCCGGGCCTGCGGGCCGTGCTCGAGGAAGGCGTCGGGCAGCCCGAGCACCCGCACCGGCACCGCCACCCCGGCGGCGGCGAGCGCCTCCAGCACGGCGCTGCCGAAGCCGCCGGTCACGGTGCCGTCCTCGATGGTCAGGGCGGCACGGTGGCGCTCGACCAGCGGGGCGAGGTCGGGGTCGACCGGCTTGGCGAAGCGGGCGTCGACGACGGTCGCGCTCACCCCCGCGGCGGCGAGCTTCTCGGCGGCGATCACCGCCACCGGCACCATCTTGCCGATCGCGAGCAGGGCGACGTCGCGGCCGTCGCGGAGCACCTGGCCGCGGCCCACCGGGACGGCCACGAGCGGCGCGGTGGCGGCCGCCGGCGCGACCCCCCGGGGGAAGCGCAGCGCGAAGGGGCCCTCGGCCTCCAGGCCGGTGGCGAGGAGGCGGCGCATCTCGTCCGGGGTGCTCGGCGCCGACACCGTCATCCCCGGGATGCAGCGCAGGTAGGCGAGGTCGAGCGCGCCGTGGTGGGAGGCGCCGTCGTCGCCGGTGACCCCGGCGCGGTCGAGCACGAAGAGCACCGGGGCGCGGTGCAGCGAGGCGTCGCAGGTGACCTGGTCGAAGGCCCGCTGCAGGAACGTCGAGTAGATGCACACCACCGGTCGCAGCCCGGTCATCGCCAGGCCGGTGGCGAAGGTGACGGCGTGCTGCTCGGCGATGCCGACGTCGAAGAAGCGGTCGGGGTAGCGCTCGGCGAAGCCCAGAAGGCCGGTGGACGAGGCCATCGCCGCGGTGATGGCGACGATCCGCGGGTCGGCGGCGGCGGCCTCGCAGAGCGCCTCGCCGAAGAGGTCGGTCCAGGAGGCGCCGCGGCTGCCCCCCTTCCCCGTGACCGGGTCGAAGCTGGAGACGCCGTGGAAGAGGTCGACGGTGTCGGCCTCGGCGGGCGGGTAGCCGCGTCCCTTCTCGGTGACCACGTGCACCACCACCGGGCCGCGATACTGGGCGGCGTCGCGCAGCGCCCGCTCGATGGCGCGGACGTCGTGGCCGTCGATGGGGCCGCCGTACTTCAGCCCCAGGCTCTCGAAGATCGAGGGCTGGGCGACCAGCTGCTTGACCGAGTTCTTCATCCGCCGGGCGGTGTCGTAGGCGAGCTCGCCGCCGACCGGGAGACCTCGGAGCACCGAGCCGGCGGCGTCCTTGGCGGCCTCGTAGCGCGGCGACAGCCGCAGCCGGGCGAGGTTCTCGGCGATGCCGCCGATGGTGGGCGCGTAGGAGCGGCCGTTGTCGTTGACGACGATCAGCATCTCCGGCTGGTGGTGGCCGATGTTGTTCAGCGCCTCGTAGGCCATCCCTCCGGTGAGGGCGCCGTCGCCGACCACGCAGACGGTGCGGCCGCGCTCGCCGCGCAGCCGCCGGGCGGTGGCCACGGCGAGCGCGTAGGAGAGCCCGGTCGACGCGTGGGAGTTCTCCACCATGTCGTGCTCGGACTCGGCGCGGGAGGGGTAGCCGCTGAGGCCCCCCCGCTGGCGCAGGGTGGCGAACATCTCCTGCCGGCCGGTGAGCAGCTTGTGCACGTAGGCCTGGTGGCCGGTGTCGAAGATGATCCGGTCGCGCGGGCTCTCGAAGACCCGGTGCAGCGCCACCGTCAGCTCGACGACGCCCAGGTTCACGCCGAGGTGGCCGCCGGTCCTCGAGACCGCCTCGACGAGGAACTGGCGGATCTCCGCGCACAGCCGGTCGAGGTCGGCATATCCGAGACCGCGCAGATCCTCGGGCCCCGCGATCTCTGGGAGCAGCACGGACCGGATTCTACCGGGAAGGTTCTCCGCCGCCGTGCAGGGCGCGCATCGCCCCGGGCATGAGCACGACGCAGCCCAGCCCGGCGGCCCGGTACTCCTCGAGGCGGGCGGCGCAGGCGGCGGCGTCGCCGACCGCGGCGAAGCGTCCCAGGGTGTCCGGACTCCAGCCGGAGGGGCTGCCGCCCGAGGGCGCGGCCAGCAGCTCGCCCTCGCCGGGCAGGGCGTGCACCGCCGCCACCGTGCGGCGCACCGCCTCGAGCTGGCGCGCGGCGTCCTCCTGGTCGGTGCGGGCCACCAGCACGTAGCCGGCGATGTCCACCTCGCCGGGGTCGCGTCCGGCTCGCTCCGCCCCCTCGCGGACGTGGGCCACCGCCCAGCGCACGTACTCGGGGCCGCTCGCGTAGTTGAGCAGGGCGGTGTCGGCGAGGGCCCCGGCCAGCCGGAGCGTCGCCGGCCCCACGGCGGCGAGGCAGAGCGGCACCGGTGCTCGCGCCCGGGCGCGCGCCGGCGCGGCCTCCAGGCGCGCCCTCCAGCGGCGGCCGGCGTGGTCGACGCCGCCACCGCCCAGCAGGGCGCGGCAGATGCGCAGGGCGTCCTCCAGCGCCGCGGTGGTGGCGGGCTCCAGCCCGAGGGCGCGGGCGTGGGCGGGGTCGCCGCGTCCCAGGCCGAGCAACGCCCTCCCCGGGGCGAGCCGGTCGAGGCTCGCGGCGCCGCGGGCGAGGGCGGCGGGGTGGCGGTCGACGACGTTGGCGATCCCCGGCCCGGCGTGGATCGTCGAGGTCGCCGCCAGCGCGGCGGCGCTGACCACGAAGGCGTCGGCCTCCAGGCCCGCCTCGCCGGCGAACGCGGCCTCGTAGCCGAGCCACTCGGCCTCCTGCACCGCGGCCACGGCGGCGGCGACGCTCATCTCCCCGCTGGCCACCGCGAAGCGGCCCGCGGGTCCCGGCCGCGTGGCCCGGGGGGAGGAGTCGGGGTCGGCGATCCGGCTCGCCATCGGCGGCGCATCATACGAAGCTCATGGCCTTCGACCCGCGCGCCGCCCTGCTCACCTGCGTCGCCCAGCCCGGAGCCGACCTCGCCGAGGCGGCGCTCTGGCTGGCGGTGGAGGACGACCCCTCGGTGGATCCCGCGCCCTGGCTCGCCCTCCTCGACGAGGTCGCCGGCGAGCTCGGTCCCCGCATCGGCGGTGGCGCGGTGCCCGCGGCCGGGCTGGTCGCGGTGCTCGCCGCCACCGTCCGCGACCGTCTCCGCCTCCACGGCGCCGACGGCGGCGACCCCCGCCACCACTACCTCAACTCGATCCTCGAGGGCGGTGCCGGCAACCCCATCGGCTGCAGCACGGTGTGGATCGCGCTCGGCCGCCGCGCCCAGCTGCCGGTCGAGGGCATCGGGCTGCCCGGCCACTTCCTGGTGCGGATCCGCGGCACCCTGGTCGATGCCCACGGCGACGGCGCCCCCGTCGACGTCGAGCAGGCCCGGAGCATGGTGGTCCGGGCCACCGGTGCCGAGGTGCCCGACCTCGAGCCCTGGCTCGCCCCCACCGGGGTGCGCGAGGTGGTGGCCCGGATGTCGCGCAACCTCCGTGCCCTCTACACCGGCCGCCAGGACTGGGCCCTCGCCCTCCGCGCCGCCGACCGCTGCGTCGCCCTCCTCCCCGATGCCCCCGGCGAGCTCCGCGAGCGCGGCACCCTGCGGCTGCGCCTCGGCCTCACCGGCGGCGCCATGCGCGACCTCCGCCGCTACCTCGACGGCGTCCCCGGCGACGCCCCCGACCGCGCCCGGGTGGAGCGGGCCTACGCCAGCGCCCGTGGCATGCTCAACTGATGGGGCTCGGCATCCTGCGGATCATCGGCATCGCCCTCGCCGTGGTGGGCGCCGGCATGGCGGTGGCCCCCCAGCTCACCCGCCGCGCCCTCCTCATGGTCGGGGTGCGCTGGGAACCCGACCCCCAGAGCCGCGTCGCCTCGTGGGGGTTGGTGATCCTGGGGCTCGTCGTCGTCGTGCTGAGCCGCGCGGTCCGGTAGCTGCTCGTCCCGCGGCCCGTCGAGCCGCCGTCGCAGCGCCGCCAGGTCGAGCCGCTCGGGCCGGGTCTCCTCCAGCCAGGTGGCGAGCGCCGACCCGAAGGGGCCGGGGGCCTCGAGCTGGGGGAAGTGCCCGCAGTCGTCGAGGACGACGAGACGGGCGTGGGGGATGAGCCGGGCGGCACGCTCGGCGTGGGCCATCGGGAAGATGCCGTCGTTCCTCCCCCAGACGATCAGCACCGGGAAGAGGCACATCCCCAGACGGTCGAGGGCCGAGACCGCCTGGCCGCTGATGCTGCTTCCCGAGGCGAGCATCCCGAAGAACGCGCGCTGCACCGCCGGGTCCCCGAAGCGGTCGAGCAGCTCGTCGACGTCCGACCGGTGACGCGACCGGTGGGGGAGGAGCGGCTCGACCCCGAGCCGGTCCATGGCCGCCTCCAGCCCTCGGGCCAGCAGCCGCAGCCGCGGTGAGGCAAGCAGGGAGAGCAGGCGGCGCGGCACCACCGGAAGGGTCGCCAGCCGAAGCAGCAGGTGCATCTCCCGGCCCAGCCCCGCGCTGCCGATCAGCGCCATGCGTCCCACCCGCTCCGGGTAGTGGTAGGCGAAGCTCATCGCCACCGCGCCGCCCAGGCTGTGACCGACCACCGTGGCGAGGTCGACGCCCAGGGCATCGAGCACGTACCGGATCGAGGCCGTCTGGGTGCCGACCGAGTAGTCGCTCTCGGGCTTGTGGCTGCGACCGCAGCCGGGCAGGTCGATGGCGATCACGTCATGGCGCTCCGCGAGCGCGGGGATCAGCCGTCTCCAGACCTGCGTCGAGCTCGCGATCCCGTGCAGCAGCAGCAGCGGGTCGCCCTCGCCGGCGCGCTGGTAGTAGATCCGGGCCCCGGTGGGGAGAGTCACCTGGCCGTCCCGCAGCCCGGTCACGGAAGTGGGAGGCCGGGGAGCTTGCGGTCGATGCTCGCCACGTGGGCACCGAGGTCTCGGGTGATCCCCACCAGCAGGACCAGCTGGGCCTCCAGCTCGGTCATGGTCGCGCCGACGCGGTGCACGTCCGCGGCCATCGTCCCCACCGGCGCGACCTCGCTCTCGAGGGCCCGCACCGAGTCCAGCATGGCGGCGACGTCGTTCTCGAGGCGGGAGAGCCCGGCGCCGGTCCGGTGCAGGTCGCCGGCCACCTGGCCACCGGGGGTGAGCTCGCCGGCGACGGTGCGGAGCTGACCCTCGAGTCGCCCCAGGACCTGCAGGAGCTGGACCACGTGGTCGTCGAGGACGGGCAGGCGGTCCGTGCTCACCGCCGACAGCTGGGTGTTGGCGGTGGTGAGCTGCCCGTGCAGCTCGTCGAGCCGTTGGAGCTTGCCGCCCGGCGTCTCCGTCGATCCCTGGTAGGCCGCCACCGCCGACAGGGTGTGGTCGGTGTGCTCGATGCCCCGCACCGCCACCACCAGCTCGCCGACGATGGCTGCCTGGAGGGCGATGGTGACCACCAGGGGCACCAGCTGCAGGCGACGACTGGGACCGCTGCTCTCGCTCACGGGCACACCTCCGGATCCCCGATCGCGGCGGTCTCCACGCTGCCCGACACCCCCTGAGGAGCGCCGCCCCAATCGCTGGCGCCCATTCTGGGGGGGTGTACCGGCCGTTCGGTCGCTCCCAGATCAGGCGGTTGCGCTACCGGGACCCGGCGACCAGGGCGACGATCCAGATCAGCCCGACCACCGCGAGGACGGCGAAGGGCATGAGCGCGAAGACGATGAAGGAGAAGACGAGGCGCTCGTCGGCGATCAGGGCGGGGTCGCGCATCCGCAGCCGGACGTCCCGGAGGTACCAGAGCATGCCGCCGACGACGAAGCCGAGCAGCAGGAAGAGGATGCCGAGCAGGGCGCTGCCGACGCCGACCCGGTGGGGGGCGAGGGTGAGCTTCCAGAGCAGGCCGAAGCAGAGCGAGAGGACGCCGCAGCTGACGAACCGGAACGCGATGCCGCTGGCCGGCTGGGCGGCTGCCGGGGGAGGGGAGGGGTCCGGCACCGCGGCACGCTCGGCGCGCCCGGGGCGAGGGGCGCGGGCGATGCGACGGCGGGAGGATGCGGGCACGGCCGGCCGAGTATAGAGGCCCTCCGAGAGGGCCCCGGCGCCCCACAGCCCCACCGTCGAAATGCGAACCTACGCAGCGCCTTCTCGGCAGACTGGGAACGAAGGGGATCGCGATGAGCAATCGGGTTCTGACCGGCGTGGCGGCGGCCGCCACCGCGACGCTGCTGCTCGGCGGGGTCATCGCCAGGGCATCCGATCTGGGACCGGCCGCCGCGCACGTCGACACCCTGGCGGCGCAGCCGCAGGCGCCCGCTCCCAACCCGTGGGTCGCGGTCCCGGTGGGGCCGGCGGTGGCGGTCGCCCCGGTCATCCCCGCGGTTCCCGACGCCGCGACCGCCCCGGTGAAGGCCCTTCCGGCCCCGGTCGGCCCGGCCGTGCCGCACAGCCGGCCCCACGACACCGTCACCAGCCCCGCTCCTCCCGGCGGCGCCACCGCGAACGTGATCCAGGTGAACCCGATCGACACCTGCATCAGCTGCACCAGCGCGAGCGCGGGCCCCGGCTCCGCCAGCGCCAGGGCGACCGCGATCCGTCTGCTCGGCAACGATCTCTCGGCCGGCAGGTCCGACAGCAGCTCGACGAGCGGGGCCCTGATCGCCGTGCCCGCCGCCCCGCTGCTCAGCCTCGCCATCGCGGACTGGGCGACCTCGGCGTCCCCCGGCGCCTCCTCCTCGTCCCACTCGCGCGCCGCGCTCGTCGACCTGGTCGTCGGCCCGACCGGGCACTCGAGCGGCGGCCTGATCACCCTGGCGGTGCTCGAGGCCACCAGCGACGCCGGCTACCAGGGTCTCAGCTCCGCCGGGAACGGCGAGAACAACGGCGTCGACCTCAACGTCGGTGACGGCGCGCTGGTGGTGGTGCTGCTCCACTCCGACGCCTCCAGCACCCATGGCGGCTCGGCGTACGTGGTCGGCATCAACGGCACCAAGCTGCTCGGCTCGGACCAGACCGGCCCCGGCGGCATCCCCATCGCCGTCCCCGGCGTCGTCGGCCTGATCCTGCTGCAGGTGAGCGCCAACGGCGGCGCGGGCAGCGCCGCGGTCGGCACCGTCGGCGACCTCCTCGGCCAGAGCGGCCAGGCCGCCGGTGTGCTCACCGCCTCGGCGGTGGGCCTGCCCGGTAACGGCATCGCCGGTGGGACCGCCACCGCCGCCGCCAACACTCCGACCACCGGCAGCGGCCTGACCGCCCCCAACACCGGGATGGCGCTCGGTCTCGGCGGGCTGCTGCTCCTCCCCGCCGGCCTGGTTCTGCTCTTCGTCTCGCTGCGCCGCCGGCGCGGCTCCGC is a genomic window of Candidatus Dormiibacterota bacterium containing:
- a CDS encoding tetratricopeptide repeat protein, whose protein sequence is MAFDPRAALLTCVAQPGADLAEAALWLAVEDDPSVDPAPWLALLDEVAGELGPRIGGGAVPAAGLVAVLAATVRDRLRLHGADGGDPRHHYLNSILEGGAGNPIGCSTVWIALGRRAQLPVEGIGLPGHFLVRIRGTLVDAHGDGAPVDVEQARSMVVRATGAEVPDLEPWLAPTGVREVVARMSRNLRALYTGRQDWALALRAADRCVALLPDAPGELRERGTLRLRLGLTGGAMRDLRRYLDGVPGDAPDRARVERAYASARGMLN
- a CDS encoding alpha/beta hydrolase; translated protein: MTGLRDGQVTLPTGARIYYQRAGEGDPLLLLHGIASSTQVWRRLIPALAERHDVIAIDLPGCGRSHKPESDYSVGTQTASIRYVLDALGVDLATVVGHSLGGAVAMSFAYHYPERVGRMALIGSAGLGREMHLLLRLATLPVVPRRLLSLLASPRLRLLARGLEAAMDRLGVEPLLPHRSRHRSDVDELLDRFGDPAVQRAFFGMLASGSSISGQAVSALDRLGMCLFPVLIVWGRNDGIFPMAHAERAARLIPHARLVVLDDCGHFPQLEAPGPFGSALATWLEETRPERLDLAALRRRLDGPRDEQLPDRAAQHDDDEPQDHQPPRGDAALGVGFPAHPDHEEGAAGELGGHRHAGAHHGEGDADDPQDAEPHQLSMPRALA
- a CDS encoding LLM class flavin-dependent oxidoreductase, yielding MASRIADPDSSPRATRPGPAGRFAVASGEMSVAAAVAAVQEAEWLGYEAAFAGEAGLEADAFVVSAAALAATSTIHAGPGIANVVDRHPAALARGAASLDRLAPGRALLGLGRGDPAHARALGLEPATTAALEDALRICRALLGGGGVDHAGRRWRARLEAAPARARARAPVPLCLAAVGPATLRLAGALADTALLNYASGPEYVRWAVAHVREGAERAGRDPGEVDIAGYVLVARTDQEDAARQLEAVRRTVAAVHALPGEGELLAAPSGGSPSGWSPDTLGRFAAVGDAAACAARLEEYRAAGLGCVVLMPGAMRALHGGGEPSR